The proteins below are encoded in one region of Sulfolobus islandicus Y.N.15.51:
- a CDS encoding DsrE family protein produces the protein MKTGIIVGSNERSRLTYAAMSTVIVSSIGDEVYVFLTMDAVKGFTKNPEVKSEDISSKTMVEKKEEDYISLFRKAKKSGKVKIYACSYASKLFGYTKDDYSDIVDEIAGITTFSMDVEGGQIISVW, from the coding sequence ATGAAGACTGGTATCATAGTGGGCTCAAATGAACGTTCAAGATTAACATATGCCGCAATGAGTACAGTTATAGTATCATCTATTGGTGATGAAGTTTACGTCTTTTTGACAATGGATGCAGTTAAGGGGTTTACTAAAAATCCAGAAGTAAAGAGTGAAGACATATCTTCTAAGACTATGGTTGAGAAAAAAGAAGAAGATTATATAAGTTTATTTAGAAAAGCTAAGAAGAGCGGTAAGGTTAAAATATACGCTTGCTCTTATGCTAGCAAATTATTTGGATATACCAAAGATGACTATAGTGACATAGTTGATGAAATAGCTGGCATAACTACATTTAGTATGGATGTTGAAGGTGGACAAATAATTTCGGTGTGGTGA
- a CDS encoding NAD(P)/FAD-dependent oxidoreductase: protein MAKRIIIAGGNVAGTIVANRLVQKLEHEVNRGDVEIVALNKSDEHIYLPGQLLVGFGLETPGELVRKESELLDPRIKFLHGEKGTISKIDVANHSVQTADGASHNYDYLVITTGVDYTWDEIPGYRSAAHTVYEYDAAIKMREALEKFDGGTIVVNTAKLPHRCPVAPLEVTLILDDYLRKRGIRDKTKIIYTYPVQGVFGRPITNKFMLRLFEQRGIEVHSPFTVTSVDPSNKVIESQEGEKLKFDMLIGIPPNMGAKVIEDSGIGDRRRWVPTDKFTLRMKDHSNVYVMGDATDLPVSKAGSTADFESYVVAHNIANDIKGNLGVKHYGGDVLCYIATGTDQATYIRFSYTMNESPPPPSYVHWWGKIMYNKMYWTVTAKAVV from the coding sequence ATGGCTAAAAGGATTATAATAGCAGGAGGAAACGTTGCGGGTACGATTGTAGCAAACAGATTAGTTCAAAAGCTAGAACACGAGGTTAATAGAGGAGACGTTGAAATAGTAGCGTTAAATAAATCAGATGAGCACATCTATTTGCCAGGACAACTATTAGTTGGTTTTGGTCTCGAAACTCCAGGTGAATTAGTTAGAAAAGAGAGCGAATTACTGGATCCTAGAATCAAATTCCTACATGGAGAGAAGGGTACGATTAGTAAGATAGATGTTGCTAATCATTCAGTTCAAACCGCGGATGGAGCGTCACATAACTATGACTACTTGGTAATAACTACGGGTGTGGATTACACATGGGACGAGATTCCAGGCTATAGATCTGCTGCACATACGGTATACGAGTATGATGCTGCTATTAAAATGAGGGAAGCACTGGAGAAATTTGATGGAGGTACAATTGTTGTTAACACGGCAAAACTACCTCATAGATGCCCAGTAGCTCCATTAGAAGTTACATTAATTTTGGACGATTATTTAAGAAAGAGAGGGATTAGGGATAAAACTAAAATAATTTACACATATCCCGTTCAAGGAGTATTTGGTAGGCCGATAACTAACAAGTTTATGCTGAGATTATTTGAACAAAGAGGAATAGAGGTTCACTCACCATTTACGGTAACCAGTGTTGATCCTAGTAACAAAGTTATAGAATCCCAAGAAGGTGAGAAGTTAAAGTTCGATATGCTGATTGGCATACCGCCCAATATGGGTGCTAAGGTTATTGAGGACTCTGGAATAGGTGATAGAAGGAGATGGGTTCCAACAGACAAATTTACACTTAGAATGAAGGATCACTCTAACGTTTACGTAATGGGTGATGCTACTGATTTGCCAGTTTCTAAGGCAGGTTCAACTGCAGATTTCGAATCTTATGTTGTTGCTCACAATATTGCAAACGACATAAAGGGTAATCTTGGAGTTAAACACTATGGAGGAGATGTTCTATGCTATATAGCTACTGGCACTGATCAAGCGACTTACATAAGATTCAGCTATACTATGAACGAGAGTCCACCACCACCTTCATATGTACATTGGTGGGGAAAGATAATGTACAATAAGATGTACTGGACTGTTACAGCTAAAGCTGTGGTTTAA
- a CDS encoding sulfurtransferase TusA family protein: MSSLKIYKELDLTSSSCAGPIGELSSVVDELREGEAVKVILGDDATKKDITLWSKKRGLKIVQESQEGSKYVLLISK, encoded by the coding sequence TTGAGTAGTCTTAAGATATATAAGGAGCTTGATCTAACTAGTTCTTCATGTGCTGGGCCTATTGGTGAGTTGTCTAGTGTTGTTGATGAGTTGAGGGAGGGCGAAGCAGTTAAGGTTATTTTGGGTGATGATGCTACTAAAAAGGACATTACTTTGTGGAGTAAGAAGAGGGGTTTAAAGATCGTCCAAGAATCGCAAGAAGGTAGCAAATACGTGTTATTGATAAGTAAATAG
- a CDS encoding phenylacetate--CoA ligase family protein, producing the protein MSLKLTYNEVDPKALTKEEVREVQRFRLRSLIKRVYENSPYYHKLFKERGLTPDDIKAPEDLVKLPFTYKDDLRRHAYPHGGDFLAVPFENLVGWHMTSGTTGIPTVNAYTWSDVEVWSNLVARSLVAAGVTKNDIVMNIYGYGLFTGGIGLHQGIQRIGAKVMPWSTGRTEALARALKDFKTTVITGTPSYELLVAETLRKLNIDAEKELQLRLAIPGAEAMTKEMLERIEDELSLKTRGGRALEIYGLTEALGPGVAQECPDDNHEWLHIWTDHYLVEIIDPETGERVSEDKEGEMVITTLSKEAMPLIRYRTRDITSLIESDDEIPFPKIRMLKGRLDDVIFYKGVKLFPTAIANVLMSYEEVKEFQIVVDKTNRENRLIIKVETEKPSEKLVEKLIEEIRTVAFVTPEVEFVSLGTLPRFEGKSKRVVIKE; encoded by the coding sequence ATGAGCCTTAAGTTAACTTATAACGAGGTAGATCCCAAGGCATTAACTAAGGAAGAGGTTAGAGAGGTTCAGAGATTTAGACTTAGGAGTTTAATCAAGAGAGTTTATGAAAATTCCCCATATTATCATAAGTTGTTTAAAGAAAGGGGATTAACGCCAGATGATATAAAAGCCCCAGAAGATTTGGTTAAACTTCCTTTTACATATAAGGATGATCTAAGGAGGCATGCTTATCCACATGGTGGTGATTTCTTAGCAGTACCTTTTGAAAATTTAGTTGGATGGCACATGACGTCTGGGACGACGGGAATTCCTACAGTAAACGCTTACACCTGGAGTGACGTTGAAGTGTGGTCGAACCTCGTGGCAAGAAGTCTAGTCGCTGCCGGAGTTACAAAGAACGATATTGTTATGAACATTTATGGTTACGGGCTATTCACTGGTGGGATAGGTTTGCATCAAGGTATTCAGAGAATAGGTGCAAAGGTAATGCCGTGGAGTACCGGTAGAACAGAAGCGTTAGCTAGAGCATTAAAGGATTTTAAAACTACTGTAATAACTGGTACTCCCTCTTACGAATTACTAGTTGCTGAGACTCTGCGTAAACTTAACATAGATGCTGAGAAGGAATTGCAACTTAGGCTAGCAATTCCCGGTGCTGAGGCGATGACGAAAGAGATGTTGGAGAGAATTGAGGATGAATTAAGCCTAAAGACTAGGGGAGGAAGAGCATTAGAAATTTATGGTTTGACTGAAGCTTTAGGACCAGGAGTTGCGCAAGAGTGTCCAGACGATAATCACGAATGGTTACATATATGGACTGATCATTATTTGGTTGAGATTATTGACCCAGAGACCGGTGAGAGAGTTTCTGAAGATAAAGAAGGAGAAATGGTGATAACTACGCTTAGTAAAGAGGCGATGCCACTAATCCGATATAGGACAAGAGATATCACTAGTCTTATTGAAAGCGATGATGAAATACCGTTTCCTAAGATCAGAATGTTAAAGGGGAGATTAGATGATGTTATATTCTATAAAGGGGTTAAGCTTTTCCCTACTGCTATTGCTAATGTTTTAATGTCTTACGAGGAAGTGAAAGAGTTTCAAATAGTTGTCGATAAGACTAATAGAGAGAATAGATTAATAATTAAAGTAGAAACTGAAAAACCATCAGAAAAGTTAGTTGAAAAACTGATAGAAGAAATTAGAACAGTAGCATTTGTAACGCCAGAAGTGGAGTTTGTAAGTTTGGGCACATTGCCTAGATTTGAGGGTAAATCTAAGAGGGTAGTTATTAAAGAGTAA
- a CDS encoding Zn-ribbon domain-containing OB-fold protein, with the protein MQVDAIPLSIKYKIKYPDEFIEAVKRGEIVATRCKNCGSVYFPPQKDCYNCGKNEMEWIKVSNEGEIMTYSIVSQKPQGFENYEDYIIGIVRAKDGINLMAWIKGQPKVGGKVRLITDGTRIIGEVV; encoded by the coding sequence ATGCAAGTAGACGCAATACCGTTATCAATAAAGTACAAGATTAAGTACCCCGACGAATTTATTGAAGCTGTAAAGCGAGGGGAAATCGTAGCTACTAGATGTAAGAATTGCGGTTCGGTCTACTTTCCCCCTCAAAAGGATTGTTACAATTGTGGCAAGAACGAGATGGAGTGGATTAAGGTATCTAATGAGGGTGAAATAATGACATATAGTATAGTATCTCAGAAACCCCAAGGTTTCGAAAATTATGAGGATTACATTATAGGAATAGTGAGGGCGAAAGATGGGATAAATCTAATGGCGTGGATTAAAGGCCAGCCTAAGGTGGGTGGTAAGGTAAGACTAATTACGGATGGCACGAGAATAATTGGCGAGGTGGTTTGA
- a CDS encoding thiolase domain-containing protein → MTRRVAVIGVGNSKFGRRDDVSVQELAWESIKEALNDSGVSQTDIELVVVGSTAYRGIELYPAPIVAEYSGLTGKVPLRVEAMCATGLAASLSAYTAVASGLVDMAIAVGVDKMTEVDTSTSLAIGGRGGNYQWEYHFYGTTFPTYYALYATRHMAVYGTTEEQMALVSVKAHKYGAMNPKAHFQKPVTVEEVLKSRAISWPIKLLDSCPISDGSATAIFASEEKVKELKIDSPVWITGIGYANDYAYVARRGEWVGFKATQLAARQAYNMAKVTPNDIEVATVHDAFTIAEIMGYEDLGFTEKGKGGKFIEEGQSEKGGKVGVNLFGGLKAKGHPLGATGLSMIYEITKQLRDEADKLQQPLKKYIGLVHNVGGTGHFAYVMVLRR, encoded by the coding sequence ATGACAAGAAGAGTCGCTGTAATAGGAGTAGGTAATTCAAAATTCGGGAGAAGAGATGACGTTTCCGTTCAAGAGTTAGCTTGGGAATCTATTAAAGAAGCATTAAATGATAGTGGCGTATCTCAAACTGATATAGAACTAGTCGTTGTAGGTAGTACTGCTTATAGGGGTATAGAATTATACCCTGCTCCAATTGTTGCTGAATACTCTGGATTGACAGGGAAGGTTCCCTTACGTGTAGAGGCAATGTGTGCAACGGGATTAGCCGCAAGCTTATCTGCATATACCGCTGTCGCTTCAGGCTTAGTTGATATGGCAATTGCTGTAGGAGTTGATAAGATGACTGAAGTTGACACTTCAACATCGTTGGCAATAGGAGGTAGAGGGGGTAATTATCAATGGGAATACCACTTTTATGGAACCACCTTCCCAACCTATTACGCCCTTTATGCCACAAGACATATGGCAGTTTATGGTACGACTGAAGAGCAGATGGCTCTAGTTTCGGTAAAAGCGCATAAGTACGGTGCAATGAACCCTAAAGCCCACTTTCAAAAACCAGTCACCGTAGAAGAAGTTCTCAAGTCCAGAGCAATCTCATGGCCAATAAAGCTACTTGACTCTTGTCCCATAAGTGATGGTTCGGCCACTGCAATATTTGCATCAGAGGAGAAAGTGAAGGAATTGAAAATTGATTCCCCGGTTTGGATAACTGGAATTGGCTATGCGAATGACTACGCTTACGTTGCAAGAAGGGGAGAGTGGGTTGGATTTAAAGCGACTCAATTGGCGGCAAGGCAAGCTTATAACATGGCTAAGGTAACTCCTAACGATATTGAAGTAGCAACAGTACATGACGCATTTACAATTGCTGAGATAATGGGATATGAAGATTTAGGTTTTACAGAAAAGGGAAAGGGAGGCAAGTTCATAGAAGAGGGGCAAAGCGAGAAAGGAGGCAAAGTAGGAGTGAATTTATTCGGTGGTCTAAAAGCTAAGGGACATCCATTAGGGGCTACTGGACTTTCGATGATTTACGAGATAACTAAACAATTGAGGGATGAGGCTGACAAATTACAACAGCCTCTTAAAAAGTATATCGGGCTTGTCCACAATGTAGGCGGTACTGGTCACTTTGCATATGTTATGGTTTTAAGAAGGTGA
- a CDS encoding enoyl-CoA hydratase-related protein, translating into MRVNYIYMYSTIQIEARENIAIIKLNRPDKLNAINFQMVDELVDALNKLDSDDKIKVIIITGNGKAFSAGADVKEMLETPLEEIMKKGHMPLWEKLRTFKKPVIAALNGITAGGGLELAMACDIIIASESAKLGQPEINLGIMPGAGGTQRLTRVLGKYKAMELVLTGKLIDSKEAERYGLVNKVVPDNALIDEAIRLAKEIAEKPMISSMLAKEAVAKAWDTLLQQGLDFERRNFYLALSSEEAKEGMRAFLEKRKPRWENDKS; encoded by the coding sequence ATGCGGGTGAATTACATATATATGTATAGTACAATACAAATAGAAGCTAGAGAAAATATAGCAATTATAAAACTTAACAGACCAGATAAGTTAAATGCAATCAATTTCCAGATGGTTGATGAATTAGTTGATGCCTTGAATAAGTTAGATAGTGATGACAAGATTAAGGTCATAATAATAACAGGAAATGGTAAAGCGTTTTCTGCTGGAGCAGATGTTAAAGAAATGCTGGAAACACCTCTCGAGGAGATAATGAAAAAGGGTCATATGCCATTATGGGAAAAATTGAGGACATTTAAAAAACCAGTGATAGCTGCATTAAATGGCATTACAGCTGGAGGTGGGCTGGAATTGGCAATGGCTTGTGATATCATAATTGCTTCAGAATCTGCAAAATTAGGTCAACCGGAAATAAACTTAGGAATCATGCCAGGAGCAGGGGGAACTCAGAGATTAACTAGGGTATTAGGAAAGTATAAGGCTATGGAGCTAGTACTCACTGGGAAGTTAATTGACTCTAAAGAAGCGGAAAGATACGGTTTAGTGAACAAGGTAGTACCAGATAATGCGTTAATTGACGAGGCAATTAGGTTAGCAAAGGAAATAGCTGAAAAACCAATGATATCCTCGATGTTAGCCAAAGAGGCTGTTGCCAAAGCGTGGGATACCTTACTACAACAAGGATTGGATTTCGAAAGAAGGAATTTCTATTTGGCTTTAAGCTCGGAGGAAGCTAAAGAAGGTATGAGAGCGTTTTTAGAGAAGAGAAAGCCCAGGTGGGAGAATGATAAAAGTTGA
- a CDS encoding enoyl-CoA hydratase-related protein — translation MIKVESREGYAIVTMSRADKLNALNLQMRNEFISKLKQINADPKIRTVIVTGEGRAFCVGADVNEFAPDFAIDLRETFYPIIREIRFSDKIYIAAINGITAGACIGISLSTDFKFAKRDVKFVTAFQRLGLASDTGVAYFLLKLTRDQRAYEIAVLGGEFTAEEAERWGLLKVSENPLHDAEEMANRINNGPFQSYIAAKRMANLVLYNDLERFLEYESAIQGYLGKTEDFKEGISSFKEKREPKFKGI, via the coding sequence ATGATAAAAGTTGAGAGTAGGGAAGGTTATGCAATAGTCACAATGAGTAGAGCTGATAAACTAAATGCATTGAACTTGCAAATGAGAAATGAATTTATATCAAAACTTAAGCAAATTAACGCGGATCCGAAAATTAGGACTGTAATAGTAACTGGAGAAGGAAGGGCATTTTGTGTGGGAGCTGACGTAAATGAGTTCGCTCCGGATTTCGCCATAGACTTACGGGAGACATTTTATCCAATAATTAGGGAGATTCGTTTCTCAGATAAAATCTATATAGCTGCAATAAATGGCATTACAGCTGGAGCTTGTATAGGAATAAGCTTATCTACAGATTTTAAATTCGCCAAGCGTGATGTGAAATTCGTTACTGCATTTCAAAGACTTGGGCTAGCTTCAGATACTGGAGTAGCCTATTTCCTTTTGAAGTTGACTAGAGATCAAAGAGCTTATGAAATAGCTGTCCTAGGTGGGGAATTCACTGCTGAAGAGGCTGAGAGATGGGGCCTATTGAAGGTATCAGAAAATCCGCTTCACGATGCTGAGGAGATGGCGAATAGAATAAATAATGGACCATTTCAGTCTTATATTGCTGCAAAGAGGATGGCTAATCTAGTATTATATAATGATCTAGAAAGGTTCTTAGAGTACGAATCCGCCATACAAGGTTATTTAGGCAAAACGGAAGATTTTAAAGAAGGTATATCATCGTTCAAAGAGAAAAGAGAGCCTAAATTTAAGGGAATTTAA
- a CDS encoding hotdog fold thioesterase has protein sequence MLKESPFLKFLDIELEEIREGYARVSGVITKDFLNVHNTAHGSFIFAIADAAFEYVSNFTRDSVALHMDIDFRRLVKEGEKVIAEAFEESTGKTTSLYRIIVKNEEGKLVAYVTALVFHLDDRK, from the coding sequence ATGCTGAAAGAAAGTCCTTTCCTTAAATTTCTTGACATAGAATTAGAGGAGATAAGGGAAGGTTATGCTAGAGTTTCTGGAGTTATAACTAAAGATTTCCTAAACGTGCATAACACTGCCCATGGCTCGTTTATCTTCGCTATTGCTGATGCCGCTTTCGAGTACGTTAGTAACTTTACCCGTGATTCAGTAGCCTTACATATGGATATTGATTTTAGAAGACTTGTAAAAGAAGGAGAGAAAGTTATAGCAGAGGCATTTGAGGAGAGTACCGGAAAAACTACTTCTCTATATAGAATAATTGTAAAAAATGAAGAGGGAAAACTTGTAGCATACGTTACTGCTTTAGTTTTCCATCTAGACGATAGAAAGTGA